In the genome of Dyadobacter fermentans DSM 18053, the window AGAAAAGTCTGAGTTTGTGGTGAAGGAGGTGGCGACCGTCCTTATATTGTTTCACAAACTCAACCTGACAATCCTCTGTATACTAATGATTTATACCTTCTACTTCAAACTGTTCCTGTTTGTCGCCTTTCTTCTATTGACTTTGTGGGGTTACCGGGCCTATTTCAAAAACCCGGATGGCACGGTTTCGGCAAAGCAGGCAGCAGTGGCCATCGCCGCGATGCTGCTCGTAGTGTGGGCTGCCAGGCTGCCCTTTCTGCGCGACAGGGAATATGATATCGACACCAGCACGTGGCTAAGCGCCGTGATCGCCATTAACCATTATCCCGACAAGCTCTGGACGCTGCTCAACTACACCGACGCCCGTCCGCTGACGGTCTTTCCCTTACTCGCAGGCTCCTGGGCCGGCATGCCAGTCAGCTACGCAAGCGCCGAGCTCATCGGTCTTGTATTGTGGACGGGAACGCTCCTGCTGCTGTACCAGGTATGCCAACTATTTGCCGGGAAAAGGCTCAGCCTCATCCTGACGTGGAGCCTGGGGCTGTTTCTGGGCACGATCTGCCATATTTTCGCCGCCTATAATTCCGAACACAACAGCATTCTGATGGTCACCGCGGGTGTGGCGCTGTTCTTTTTGTATATATTTCAGCGATGGACCAGCCCGGTGATCGCTGCTGCAACGGGCCTGTTGCTGGGCAGCCTCATTTACGCCAAATTCCAGAATGCCCCCATGGGATTGCTCACCGGGGCATTTTTGTTGTTCGCGATGGCGCAGCGGAAAGACTGGCGCAACATGGCCGCATTGCTCGCAGGCTGTTTGTTCCCCACGGTTTTCGTGAATGTGTTTTATGCATTGCGCGGAAAGCTGGACGTATTTTGGAACAACTACTTTTGGAATTACTTCTATTATTCGTTCACGACCCAGTTTTCGCCCATGCCCATGGCTGAGCGGTTCAGTCCCGGGCGTGTGGTGCGGTTTGTCTTTTACGCTACGAGTTCGGGCATTTACGTGCTTACCTTATTTGCGCTGGCCGCGGTGTTGCCGGTGGTATCGTTCAGGCAATGGGTTTCAGGGTTCAGGACAAACCGGATGCCGCTCATTTTTACCGTTTTGCTCATGCTTCTGAGCATGTATGCGGTATTGCAGTCGGGTAATAATTTCGAACATTACAAGCTCTTTGTTTTTGTCCCTGTGTTGATATTCATTGCGTTAATGCTGTCGATGAGCACGCTGGCTGTGCGTCGATACGCGGTCGGTTTTCTGCTGCTCGGGGGCTTGCTGCAAACGGCTGTGAGCCTGAAATACCTCGATCGCGACCTGGCTTATGATAAACGTACGGATACCGATCGAAAAGTCGTGGGGCATATCGTCCGGAATAGCCGGCCGTCGGACCCCGTGGTGGTGTGGGGCTGGCGCGATGGGCTGCTGGTCACTTCGCAGCGGCCCATGGGCTACCGCGATGTGCATACGTTTCATTTTTCGATGAAATCGCCGTTGATCCCGAACTGGACGCGCGACTTCGTGGAGGATATGGAGGAAAACAAACCGAAAATCTTCGTCGAAGCCATGTTGCCCGAATATTCCGAAAAGGGCGACATCTTTCTGCCGCACGACCGGGTTCCTGTGGTGCGCGAATATGTGCAGCGGCATTACCAGTTTGTACGGGAGCTGGATGGTGTGAGGATCTTCCACCGGAGGGCTACGCCCGCGCTGTCGCTTGCTCGCTAGAATGCCTTCTTAATCAATTCTGTTTAGTGTTAAATAGTGTTAAGGTGCCCAAAATCGTCGGGCCGGAAGCGTAGCTTTGTGGTATGACGAACCGCCGCATCCGTTCCATTTTCTGGCTGATGACCGCCTGCATTGTAGCGATCAATGCATTCCAGGGATATTGGCTTTGGACGACCTATAAGCTGAACCGTCAGCAGTTTGGCAATGTGGTCCAGGATGCGCTGTTTCAGGTGATCGAAGGGCAGCAGATCGACGAGGCCCGCAAGCTATTCAGGCCGGGTGCCCCGGGGCCGCCGGCATTGCCGGGATCGCAGGTAGTGGTCAGGCGGATGGATGCAAACGGCTCAGGATCAAGATTTTATTATAAGTTCAATAACGACAGCGTCACCATCGCCCCGGCGGACACGCTTGCGCGCCGCATTTCCAGGTATGTCGTGCAAGACTGGGCCGACGGCGGACAGGTGGACATGCGGAAGGTGTACTCGGCCTACCGCCAGGAATTGCAGAGGCGAAACATCGACGCCGCTTTCCTGCTCGATACCCTCTACATCCTGCCTAACCCCGGCTCCAATAACGTGATCGTTTTCAACGGTTTGAGGAAGCAGACCGACAGTCGTTTCAGCACGCTGCCGCTGCCGATTAACCCGGTGAAGCATTTGTTTGTACAGGCTACCTTCGAAACACCCGTGCCCTACCTGTTGAAAAGAATGGGCTGGCTGCTAGGCTGTTCGGTGCTGCTGCTGCTGCTCACGACGGGTTGCTTCGTGTTTATGCTGCGGACGATCCTACGCCAGAAAAAGCTGTCGGAAATCAAAAATGATTTTATCAATAACATGACCCACGAGCTCAAAACGCCCATCGCGACCGTCTCTGCGGCAGTGGATGCGATGCTGCATTTCGGGGCTTTGAAAGATCCGCGAAAGGCCGAAGAATACCTGCATGTTTCTCAAAACAACCTCCAACGGCTGTCCGACCTCGTCGAAAAAGTGCTGAACCTGGCTGTGGACGAGAAACAGGAGCTGGAATTCCATACCGAGCCGGTGAGCCTGGCCGAACTGCTGTGCGAGCTCGTGGCCGACCATCGCATCAAATCACCTAAAACGGTGACTTTCAATATGCATATCCCGTTTGGCACTACGGTGAATGTCGATAAGGTCCACTTCGGAAATGTGCTGAACAACCTGATCGACAATGCGATCAAGTATTCCTACGAGCGCGTCACCATCTCATTCGATTTTCAGCGAGAGCGGCAGGGCTGGCAGCTCACGGTCACCGACAACGGCATTGGCATTCCCAAAGCATATCAAGCCTCGGTTTTCGACCGGTTCTTTCGCGTGCCCACCGGCGACCTTCATCAGGTAAAAGGCTTTGGCCTCGGCCTGGCGTATGTGCGGCAGGTGGTGGAAAAGCATGGCGGGAGCATCAGTCTGGCGAGCGAGCCGGGGAAGGGGAGTGCATTTGTATTAAAATTCTGAAAAATGGCTACGGTATTATTCATCGAGGACGAACCAGCGCTGGGCATGATCGTGAAAGACAGCCTCACTTACAGGGGCTTTGAAGTGCTGTATGCTGCCAACGGAGTCGAAGGGCTGGAACAATTCCGGCTGCACCGGCCCGACATCGTCGTAGCCGACATTATGATGCCCGATATGGACGGCTTCACCATGGCCGAGCATATCCGCCGAGACGATCCGCACGTTCCGATCATGTTCCTCACGGCCCGCTCGCAAACCGCCGACGTGGTGCGCGGCTTCGAGCTGGGCGGGAACGATTACCTCAAAAAGCCATTCAGCCTCGAAGAGCTCATTGTGCGCATTAATGCCCTCCTGCGTGCCGGTGCGCACCGCAGTACCGGCAACGGAACATTCAAAATCGGGCGGTATTCGTTCGATCCGGCCAAGCAAAGGCTCTCATTGGACGGCCGGGAAATTGCCTTGTCGCACCGCGAAGCCGAACTCCTGCGCCGACTTTACCTGCAACGCAACGAGGTGCTCGGCCGCAGCGAAGTGCTCATGGAACTCTGGGGCGACGATTCCTTCTTCAACGGACGCAGTCTCGACGTATTCATCACCAAACTCCGCCGTCACCTGCGGGAAGATCCTAAAATCCAGATTATCAATATCCGAGGCAGAGGTTACAAGCTGGTACTTTGATGATGGGGACGGGAATATTTACTA includes:
- a CDS encoding sensor histidine kinase; amino-acid sequence: MTNRRIRSIFWLMTACIVAINAFQGYWLWTTYKLNRQQFGNVVQDALFQVIEGQQIDEARKLFRPGAPGPPALPGSQVVVRRMDANGSGSRFYYKFNNDSVTIAPADTLARRISRYVVQDWADGGQVDMRKVYSAYRQELQRRNIDAAFLLDTLYILPNPGSNNVIVFNGLRKQTDSRFSTLPLPINPVKHLFVQATFETPVPYLLKRMGWLLGCSVLLLLLTTGCFVFMLRTILRQKKLSEIKNDFINNMTHELKTPIATVSAAVDAMLHFGALKDPRKAEEYLHVSQNNLQRLSDLVEKVLNLAVDEKQELEFHTEPVSLAELLCELVADHRIKSPKTVTFNMHIPFGTTVNVDKVHFGNVLNNLIDNAIKYSYERVTISFDFQRERQGWQLTVTDNGIGIPKAYQASVFDRFFRVPTGDLHQVKGFGLGLAYVRQVVEKHGGSISLASEPGKGSAFVLKF
- a CDS encoding response regulator transcription factor yields the protein MATVLFIEDEPALGMIVKDSLTYRGFEVLYAANGVEGLEQFRLHRPDIVVADIMMPDMDGFTMAEHIRRDDPHVPIMFLTARSQTADVVRGFELGGNDYLKKPFSLEELIVRINALLRAGAHRSTGNGTFKIGRYSFDPAKQRLSLDGREIALSHREAELLRRLYLQRNEVLGRSEVLMELWGDDSFFNGRSLDVFITKLRRHLREDPKIQIINIRGRGYKLVL